A genomic segment from Acidobacteriota bacterium encodes:
- a CDS encoding antitoxin, RHH family protein yields MIDNELAEWLRRRAESEGRSVSLLVREVLMSFRNEEEDRYWAREGEERLASFDPRKAFSHEEAWGD; encoded by the coding sequence GTGATCGACAACGAACTGGCCGAGTGGCTACGCCGCCGCGCCGAGTCCGAGGGACGGTCCGTCTCACTGCTCGTTCGCGAAGTGCTAATGAGTTTCCGCAACGAGGAAGAAGATCGCTATTGGGCACGCGAAGGTGAGGAACGCCTGGCGAGCTTCGACCCTCGGAAAGCTTTCTCCCACGAGGAGGCTTGGGGGGACTAG